atttcttaaaatttcttaaaaaaacccttttgttccttttgtatatattttgctaatccaatatgatctcggctgagatatgtcggatttttgccttgaataacggagttttaattctgctttcgccgaaatcgggtattctctctccttttactctactcagcatgtcccttttccatatgttgttttataattatttccatgttttgaaacattgaggacaatgtttagtttaggtttggcggtatagagtagatgccacgataatatgctataattaaaaacaaaactccatctttttgaaaaaaattgaaaaattaattaaaaaaaattttaaaaaaaaatcaaaattcaaaaaaaattaaaaaatgaaaaatcataaaaaaatggagctcatttaccttgaaatgttgactcttgtgcaaatatgtatttttattaggagtcttagtctagatatttaggcaccctgattctagcacaattcacatagtgataagaaatttgcacgcgcacgatctaccaatacatgtatggcctcgatcttcaaggtgttggataggaagtcacgattgccaatcactttagaatactgaacgaaacttgactagcttgttctttggttggttgggatagacgatggaggttacattaagaaaaacaaccatcgaatttaactgggtgcatcaaaaagggctacctcttgcaaagtgtcatgtaatttttatttcctgttgtttatgtatcaaaagtgctaCCATAAGTAAAAatctctagcaaaaaaaaaaaaaaaaaaaaNNNNNNNNNNNNNNNNNNNNNNNNNNNNNNNNNNNNNNNNNNNNNNNNNNtgatgagtgccaaatattgtatatatttatccctttttgttggcatttaactcatcttttgcgcattaattctacattttatcccatattctgtattttcattgttttcaagaataaatatttttcttaattaattttgcatttttaggtaataaataaagttcggatgagtcgcggagagaaaagagcagaaaagtagtgaaaagccgggagaaattacgcaaggaagccgcgaagaatggtgcgcacaacctcattttctacacacaaaagcgcctccgttctcagccatcagatcagttctcggaagcatccgacggtcgctccttcatagagcatcagaatctgatgtctctgccgagcaccacagcgctgaaattccaagccttcagattagatggtagttgaatccaacggtcgctcctatgcctgtgcatcaactcccgatgattccgccttacactacagtacctaactccatctggtgccgttaacttcgttgcaccttagaatccgacggtcgcttcacacatccttccatctacccgttcgattccactcagatccaatgatccaacatctcagattcgccaacatctaaatttgatatcccgcctcacacagtaGCAGCCTATACCTATATCCTGAAcccgacccaatcttctcctctttctttcttctcctccacccgacagtagctctgcaactgcaactgcacctcccctctctgccatgccgctgtcgcttacaccaccatcacctccacagttctgccaccaccaccagttccatcactgccactaccatccccaacaccctagcctagctattttcttcatctcacaacctctgaaaccctaggttttggggtgagtaaaatagctagaaattaggggacaataggagaaggaaaagcatcagagaaacatcaagaagcatgggtcgagcagaggaagctaaattttgggtaataatttaaaccctaattgtactgtgtattgatatttttggggaaaatgtgtttaaaccctaatttgttaatttgggtataaatagaactgatgtatgagatgtaaaacttgttcttggactggccaagtttccacccaatttgggttagcctaatttcaattgttcttgcactgttaattgtcctgttaaatttcatTGCTCACTATTAGTTCACTATGTAGTGTAAATGTGTGATAGTATCCTGGTTAGGTTAATTTtcaattgttcactgttagtgaattgttcactgttagtgtcttgctcctgttaatgtgcaatgtcttgttaatgtcttgttagtgccatccctagctcactgttatgctgtttgtcatgttctaaatcaccctgctagggacttgatgaatctctaatgtcttcttgtgtagtacattgatcacactgctctagaaggctaaacaagtttaggaaaaacttgaacttagctcatcatcacctcactttcacaatgtatgccaagtatgctttgtagttaggttcatgagctgctgataagctgcaactcaagctgaattcataatcccttgactagttgtgctgtagaaagacaattagtgctttggaaataataccatagttgtgtttaactttctataggagaatacacagtaaaaaaattagagtgaattcaacccctagttcccatccataattcCATCATCAACTGTTAGCTTTGTTcttgctttgttttgcttttgcctTGCTTGCTTCTTTCATGCCCTGTAACTCTCCTGTTTTGCAATTTtgttcactgcttgagcagctgcagcttCTTCTGCAGCTCTGTTgctactgcactgctgtgcattttctgctgcactgctgtgcttcttttgctgctgctgccccttcttctcctgcagccaagccaattttgctgctgctgccccttcttctcctgcagccaagccaattctgctgttgctgttgcctttgtcttgcagctgctgctgctgcatttctgCTTCCCCTGTTGCCAACCTGCTGCAGctcctgctcctgctgctgccttccttttgcTGCACTGCTACTTGCCTCTCTGTAACccagctgcttctgttgcattgctgctgaatgctgtgcactcaagcccaaagttCACTTCCAAAAACCCAGAACACAAtgtgagcccaactgtaagaccaatactaaggcccattccattaaagctcaaagcccagtttgggTTAAGGTTGAAGGCCCAATccaaatcaactgtgggcttaacccaaagctcaatcaaagtcccaaagcccatttgcattgtagagataactgagcccaagctcagttcattttatgtttaacaaacccactaagcccaatccattcaaagggcattcaaacccaatagtacattaagcccaacacttccaaagggcttctaagcccaaagcaaatctaggaacccaattagctaaaacacttccgaaacacacccgatctctgtggatcgacccgtatttgcacgagctacaactgacgaccgtgcacttgcggtattactgtaggcccgttttcatcgcatcattaTTCTACAcacctttccggacctgccattGAACCACCAAGAACTGTTACATTAAATGGTGTAAAAACATCAAACTCAGAATGGGTAAATTGGAGACGCTTAGATAGATTTGTTTCTACTTGTCTAAAGTCTACTTTTACTCCTACAGTAAGTGGTGATGTTCTTGGTTTAACTTCATCTAAGGAAATTTGTGATTATCTTGAAACTAGCTTTAGAACCAAATTTCTTGCTTGGAAAAACATGTTAAGATCTCAACTCCATGGCATTAAAAAGGGAAATCAGTCTATAATGGTTTATCTTCAGAAAATCAAGACTATCTATGATTCTTTAGCAGCAATTGGAGAAAAAGTAAGTGATGAGGATTTAATGATGTTTATAATGAATGGTTTAGGTAGTGAGTATGATATTTTTGTGATCTCTTCATAAAATAGGGAGAATCCTTTTACTTTTGGAGAAATTAAAGCCAAATTGCTTTCTCATCAGCAGTTTTTAGCTGATAGACAACAATGTTCTACAAATGTGTTTGATGATCACAATGCTACTTCTTTTCATGTCAAAAATGGTTCTTATAATCATACTTCTAATAAGAAGAATGGTGGAAATTTTAAACAAAGCACCTATCAACATGGGTCAAGCTCTAATGATTCAAATTATCAAAATGGGTCAAGTTAAAATACTTCAAATGGTACAAGAAGACTGGATTATAATCAAATTCTGTCAGATTTGCAAAAAGAAGGGACATCTAGCTACCAGATGTTTCTTTCGATATCATCCTCCTAGTTGTGTTTCAACTACTTCTCAAGCTCATTTTGCAAATACTGAAGCTCCAAGTGATTTCTCTACTGGTGTTTTTCATACTTCTGGTCCTTCTCAACAAGCCTTTGCAAGTTTCACTGCTGAAAATGATGATCCTTCTTCATCAAATATAGTTTGGATTTTAGATAGTGGGGCTACTACTCACATGACTGGTGACAAAAATATTCTTCAAAATGCTTCTGATTATCAGGGAAAGGATAAGGTTCAAATTGGCAATGGTAAGACCTTACCCATAGCTCTTACTGGTAGCTCTATTATTCAAACACCTACTGCATGCTTTAAACTAGCTAATGTATTGCATGTTCCATCCATGAAACATAACCTTTTATCAGTAGCTAGATTTACCACGGATAATGTTTTTTCTATCACCTTTGATCCTTATGGTTTTGAAATAAGAAGTTTGAAGACAAATGAGCTATTAGCTAGAGGAAAAATGATCAATAACTTATATCATATTTCATCTGCCATATTTCATTCTgttttttcttctattgttgcttctcctGATATTTGGCATGCTAGGTTAGGGCATCCATCTACTAGAGTCTTACAACAACTTCATAATCATAAAAACATTAAACTTTCTTCCTATGTTTCAAAATATTTATGTCATCCTTGTCAACTAGCTAAAAGTAAAAGGTTACCATTTCAACTATCTTCTACTCATGCATCTAATCCACTTGCACTTATTCATTGTGATGAATGGGGTCCaacaccaatttcttctttatcTGGTCATAGATATTAATTCTGTTTATAGATGATTTCAGCaaatttcattggatttatccagTGCATCTTAAAACCGATGTTTTGCAATGTTTTCAACATTTTAAaaccttgacagaaaatttattTCATACAAAAATTATTTCTTTCCAAACTGATAGCGCTAGTGAACTTGTCAAGGGTTCTTTTAAGATTTTCTTGATTCTTGTGGCATTCAACTTAGAATCTCTTGTCTTAACACCCCAGAGCAGAATGGTCTTGCTGAAAAAAATCATAGACACATTACTGAAATGGGGAATACTCTTATTTTTAATGCTCCTTGTCCAAAGGATTTTTGgtatgatgctttcttagcagCTACCTATTTAATCAACAGAACTCCAACCCCACTTCTTAATAATAGATCTCCTTTAGAAGTTCTTTATAATTCATCTCCAGATTattctttgttaaaaaaattttgttgtgtttgttatcctttcttgggtcactctagagttgacaaactatcaccaaaataaatcaaatgtCTTTTTCTTGGATATACATTTTTACATAAAGGCTATAAATGTTACAATCCCATAAAAAAAGAACTTATATTTCAAGGCATGTTGTATTTTCTGAATCTGAATTCTATTTTTCCTCTTATGCTTCTTCTGTTTCACATTTTGAGTTAACTGATGTTGTTCCTGGATCTTTGCTTTCTAATGAGTATGTTCCTGTTCAATACATTGTTACAAGGTCACAAAAaggaatttcaaaaccaaaactttttCCTGATAATGTCATGAACTACTCAGTAAAACATCCAGTTCATTCTGCTTTTACCTCTTTACTACATATTTCTACTGAGCCTAAAAGTTTTAAGTCAGCTATTAAAGACCCAAAATGGCAGGTGTCTATGAAGGAAGAGAATACAACTTTGAAAAATAATGATACACGGGActtagttgatcctgaaacacaCATGAACATCTTAGGTTGCAATTGGGTTTATAGGATTAAGTATAAATCATATGGAAAAGTGGACAGATTTAAGTCAAGACTAGTAGCTCTAGGCTATAATCAGGAAGAAAGGATTGATTATAGTGAGACTTTCAATCCTGTTGTAAAATCCACAACTGTCAGAGTCGTTCTCACATTAGCAGTTACACGGGGTTGGATTATTAAGCAATTGGATTATCCaatgcttttctacatggtgatTTACATGAAGATGTTTATATGCAACAACCTCTAGGCTTTGCTGATCCAGAATATCCAAATAAAGTTGTCATTTGAAGAAAAGTttatatggtttgaaacaagcaccaaggtcTTGGTTTCAAAAATTCAGTACTTCATTGATAGGTTTTGGTTTTGTGAGCACTGTGTCTGATTTTTCAATGTTTGTATATACTTCTGGTTCACATATGATGGCCTTATtactctatgttgatgatattatattAACAGGATCATCAAAAATATTGCTTACTGATCTTATAAAATATTTGAGTAACAATTTTGCTATGAAGGAATTAGGGAATTTGCATTATTTCCTAGGATTAGAAGCAGTCAGATCAGAAAATTCTATTATGTTGTCTGAAAACAAATATACTATGGAATTACTCTCTAAAGCTCACATGCTAGACTGTAATCCTTGTAGTACTCCAGTTTCTAAAGGACCTAGAGTATCTATCAAGGAAGGGGTTTTATTACCAAATGCTACTGAATACAGAACTATAGTAGGAATGTTGCAGTATTTGTGCTTAACCAGGCCTGACATTTGTTTTGATGTAAATTATGCTAGCAAGTATATGCATTCTCCTACTGACATTCATCTATTACTAGTTAAAAGTATCCTTAGGTACTTACAAGGTACACTTGGTTATGGTATAACATTAAGAAAGGGAGATATTGAATGCTTAACAGCTTTTACTGACTCAGATTGGGGTAGTTGTCCTGAGACATCAAGATCCACTTGTGGGTATGCAATTTTTATGGGAAAATATTTAATCTCATGGTCAAGCAAAAAGCATCCTACTGTGTCTAGATCAACAGCAGAGGCAGAATATAAAAGTTTGTCAGTTGCTACAACAGAGTTGGAGTGACTTGCATCTCTGTTTTCTGAATTACGTATTTCACTTAAGCATCCTATTACATTGTTTTGTGATAAcacaagtgcaatttacttatCTTCTAATCATGTTTCTCATTCCAGGGTAAAACATATAAAAATTCATTATCATGTTGTCAGGGAGTTGATAGAACAAGGATTTCTCACAGTTCAGCATGTCTCTTCAGAAAATCAGTTAGCATATTTGTTTACAAAGGGACTATGTGCTCCAATTTTTACTTCACTACTGCAACAGTTACTGGTACTTCCTACTTCTTCAGATACTTCCATCCATATTTCAGCTGGTTCTTCTACTTCTTCAGAcatttctgttgttgctgctactgAAGATATTTCAAATTTCTGATAAAAATTGTTCTCTGCTTTTCTTTCCTTGTTCAGACTGATTAGTGCTTCATACTATTAGTTTGAGGGGGGATAATAAATATAGTCAAATTATATTGACTTTAGTCCAGTCAGTTGGTGTCGGTTTCAGTGTCTGAATAAGTGTCCATTTAGAAGTTTGGTCCAACTGTTTTTTTACAGTATTAATAGATGTCTGAAACATACCGACAACTCATCTTTTCCATGATTGTaataatatcttcttcttcaataactcttttcttgatttctttacTGATTAAAAATTTACAATCTTGATAATCAAAATATAGAATTCTCAGCACCAGTTCTTCATTCCCGGCTCATCTGAGCATCTCCTCCATTATCATCTACACATATTAACCTCTTCATTTGTCAATCTTCACAAGAATCTTTTCTTCCAAA
This genomic stretch from Papaver somniferum cultivar HN1 chromosome 5, ASM357369v1, whole genome shotgun sequence harbors:
- the LOC113278729 gene encoding uncharacterized protein LOC113278729, which gives rise to MALLLYVDDIILTGSSKILLTDLIKYLSNNFAMKELGNLHYFLGLEAVRSENSIMLSENKYTMELLSKAHMLDCNPCSTPVSKGPRVSIKEGVLLPNATEYRTIVGMLQYLCLTRPDICFDVNYASKYMHSPTDIHLLLVKSILRYLQGTLGYGITLRKGDIECLTAFTDSDWGSCPETSRSTCGYAIFMGKYLISWSSKKHPTVSRSTAEAEYKSLSVATTELEVKHIKIHYHVVRELIEQGFLTVQHVSSENQLAYLFTKGLCAPIFTSLLQQLLVLPTSSDTSIHISAGSSTSSDISVVAATEDISNF